A region from the Mercenaria mercenaria strain notata chromosome 7, MADL_Memer_1, whole genome shotgun sequence genome encodes:
- the LOC123555941 gene encoding uncharacterized protein LOC123555941, with translation MSELNVREATFDDKDDILNLVEFIDGLDYLHECFDFFQNCPNICSYVCEARNQIICYVACHRIDDGDTILTRAARVRQDYQGRGIYRHTLVEIEAMQRRKRIFQRSVVTALKPPARLNLQTYFPVATKEAHVFEFKRRQFMNTSVRLIKGFGETVQSLECIPEAYLSKPYSRYLFPEERMIVGSVPLRIIRSNLKEITGRNNRFASNVYINKCENQENVQNPPVKGLLTASSVYSTKDFVEFVLLLDVFGSNLDSLSNHVAFHLTRLGESKAEHVTLKVFTSNGCDSSIIDKTLSQFGINRIVEGPRFSSYNKLEAYEKRMQFDLKSVDKNSVHQYDKVKDEKMRNNLRRVKCRTPSKQRPRARASANGRDLLLYYAKLRARASANGRDLLLYYAKPIGKDYDLANIQLYYAKPRARANSNGRDVLLYYAKPMDKDEIYGSIIIPRVEEFFWIHCRLEFSGWICVGFVVCHRVDNGETILTRASRVRPEFQGKGVYRQMLMEIEEVQKEKGTARRYAVVKTRPPAMTQFQTYTSVARKEAHVFEIAEKQHVETSISDIKRIDGSLQKLEGIPALYLSEPYSNYLFPEGRIIVDLVPMRLIESNLNVNMSELNVREATFDDKDDIFNLFEFIDGLDYLHEYFEFFQNCPNICSYVCETRNQIVGFVVCHRVDNGETILTLASRIRSDFQGKGVYRQMLMEIEAVQKEKRTSRRYALVKTRPPAITHLQKYMSVARKEAEVFEIAEKQHLETYISDITGIDEILQKLEGIPAAYLSEPYSNYLFPEGRIIVDLVPMRLIESNLKLLSRGSTVFVSDVHINPSECNKLTLLDNPQVKGILTASSAYCTRDFTEMVLILDVFGRDLSNFNSHVACHLKRLSESTPQQVNFIIFSSKGCDSSVVDYTLGQFGIKKLTEGQRLEDYVKLEVYERALS, from the exons ATTTGTTATGTTGCCTGTCACCGTATTGATGATGGGGATACAATCTTAACGCGTGCAGCACGGGTAAGACAAGACTATCAGGGCAGAGGTATATACCGACATACGCTGGTGGAAATAGAGGCAATGCAGAGAAGAAAGAGAATCTTCCAGCGTTCTGTCGTTACAGCGCTTAAACCGCCAGCACGGTTgaatttacaaacatattttccTGTTGCTACAAAG gaGGCACAtgtttttgaatttaaaagaagacaatttatgaatacatcaGTTCGCTTGATCAAAGGATTTGGCGAAACCGTCCAAAGCTTAGAATGTATTCCGGAAGCGTACTTGTCCAAACCATATTCCAGGTATCTATTTCCCGAGGAACGAATGATAGTCGGCTCAGTACCACTGCGCATCATCAGGAGTAATCTTAAAGAGATAACCGGAAGAAATAATAGATTTGCATCTaatgtttatatcaataaatgCGAGAATCAAGAAAATGTTCAAAATCCTCCAGTCAAAGGTCTTTTAACAGCAAGTTCTGTATATAGTACGAAAGACTTTGTAGAGTTTGTCTTGCTACTTGATGTATTTGGAAGCAACCTAGACAGCTTAAGCAATCATGTAGCATTTCATCTTACGCGTCTTGGAGAATCGAAAGCTGAACACGTGACTCTCAAAGTCTTTACATCTAACGGCTGTGACAGTTCAATAATTGACAAAACACTCAGTCAGTTTGGAATTAACAGAATTGTTGAGGGACCGCGCTTTAGCAGTTATAATAAGCTCGAAGCTTATGAGAAACGTATGC AGTTTGATCTGAAATCAGTAGACAAGAACTCAGTACATCAGTATGATAAAGTCAAGGATGAGAAGATGAGAAATAATTTACGGCGAGTCAAGTGTCGGACACCGTCTAAACAGAGA CCGAGGGCAAGGGCGAGTGccaatgggcgagatttattgttgtattacgccaagctgAGGGCAAGGGCGAGTGccaatgggcgagatttattgttgtattacgccaagccgatTGGCAAGG attatgatttagcaaatattcagttgtattacgccaagccgaggGCAAGGGCGAACTCCAATGGGCGAGATGTAttgttgtattacgccaagccgatgGACAAAGACGAGATTTATGGTTCTATA attattccAAGAGTTGAGGAGTTCTTCTGGATACATTGTCGCCTAGAGTTCTCGGGATGGATATGT GTTGGTTTTGTTGTCTGCCACCGTGTTGATAATGGAGAAACTATTCTTACTCGTGCATCACGTGTAAGACCGGAATTTCAGGGGAAAGGTGTGTATAGACAGATGTTGATGGAAATCGAGGAAGTACAGAAAGAAAAAGGAACCGCCCGGCGATATGCTGTAGTAAAGACTAGGCCACCTGcaatgacacagtttcaaacatACACGTCTGTTGCTAGAAAG GAAGCACACGTTTTCGAGATTGCAGAAAAACAACATGTGGAAACATCCATTAGCGACATAAAGAGAATCGACGGAAGCTTGCAAAAATTAGAAGGTATTCCAGCATTGTATTTGTCGGAGCCATATTCAAACTATTTATTTCCCGAGGGTCGTATTATAGTCGATTTAGTACCAATGCGCCTCATCGAAAGTAATCTCAA TGTAAATATGTCGGAATTAAACGTACGTGAGGCAACATTTGATGACAAAGAtgatatttttaacctttttgaatTTATTGATGGACTGGATTATTTACATGAATACTTCGAATTTTTCCAGAATTGTCCGAACATCTGTTCGTATGTGTGTGAGACAAGAAACCAAATA GTTGGTTTTGTTGTCTGCCACCGTGTTGATAATGGGGAAACTATTCTTACTCTTGCATCACGTATAAGATCGGATTTTCAGGGAAAAGGTGTGTATAGACAGATGTTGATGGAAATCGAGGCGGTTCAGAAAGAAAAAAGGACCTCCCGGCGATATGCTTTAGTGAAGACTAGGCCACCTGCAATTAcgcatttacaaaaatacatgtcTGTTGCTAGAAAG GAAGCGGAGGTTTTCGAGATTGCAGAAAAACAACATCTGGAAACATACATAAGCGATATAACAGGAATCGATGAAATCTTGCAGAAATTAGAAGGTATTCCAGCGGCGTATTTGTCGGAGCcatattcaaattatttatttccTGAAGGTCGGATCATAGTCGATTTAGTACCAATGCGCCTCATCGAAAGTAATCTCAAACTTTTATCAAGAGGAAGCACTGTCTTTGTATCTGATGTTCATATTAACCCGAGTGAATGCAACAAACTGACACTTTTGGATAACCCTCAAGTTAAAGGTATCTTAACGGCAAGCTCTGCATATTGTACGAGAGACTTTACAGAAATGGTTTTGATATTGGATGTGTTCGGAAGAGACCTAAGCAACTTCAACAGCCATGTAGCATGTCATCTAAAGCGCCTGAGCGAGTCAACTCCGCAACAGgtgaattttataatattttcttccaAAGGCTGCGACAGTTCAGTAGTTGATTACACACTTGGCCAGTTTGGAATTAAGAAACTTACGGAGGGGCAGCGTCTAGAAGATTATGTTAAACTAGAAGTTTATGAGAGAGCTCTGTCTTAA
- the LOC128558522 gene encoding histidine N-acetyltransferase-like produces MSEFIVREATFDDLDVILNLSDFNEGLDYLHEYFDFFQYCSNVSSYVCETRNQIVGFVVCHRVDNGETILTRASRVRPEFQGKGVYRQMLMEIEEVQKEKGTARRYAVVKTRPPAMTQFQTYTSVARKEAHVFEIAEKQHVETSISDIKRIDGSLQKLEGIPALYLSEPYSNYLFPEGRIIVDLVPMRLIESNLKLAQGGNTVFVSDVQISSNEYKKLNTFDTPQVKGILTASSVYCTRDFAEMVLILDVFGSDLSTFNNHVAFHLKRLRESTPQQVHFKIYTSKGCDCSVIDYTLAQFGIKKLTEGRRLEDCVKLEVYERDLP; encoded by the exons ATGTCGGAATTCATAGTTCGAGAGGCAACATTTGATGATTTAGATGTTATTCTGAACCTTTCTGATTTTAATGAAGGACTGGATTACTTACATGAATACTTCGATTTTTTCCAGTATTGTTCGAACGTCAGTTCGTATGTATGTGAGACAAGAAACCAAATA GTTGGTTTTGTTGTCTGCCACCGTGTTGATAATGGAGAAACTATTCTTACTCGTGCATCACGTGTAAGACCGGAATTTCAGGGGAAAGGTGTGTATAGACAGATGTTGATGGAAATCGAGGAAGTACAGAAAGAAAAAGGAACCGCCCGGCGATATGCTGTAGTAAAGACTAGGCCACCTGcaatgacacagtttcaaacatACACGTCTGTTGCTAGAAAG GAAGCACACGTTTTCGAGATTGCAGAAAAACAACATGTGGAAACATCCATTAGCGACATAAAGAGAATCGACGGAAGCTTGCAAAAATTAGAAGGTATTCCAGCATTGTATTTGTCGGAGCCATATTCAAACTATTTATTTCCCGAGGGTCGTATTATAGTCGATTTAGTACCAATGCGCCTCATCGAAAGTAATCTCAAGTTAGCACAAGGAGGAAACACTGTCTTTGTATCTGATGTTCAAATTAGCTCCAATGAATACAAGAAACTGAACACTTTTGACACCCCTCAAGTTAAAGGTATCTTAACGGCAAGCTCTGTATATTGCACGAGAGACTTTGCAGAAATGGTCTTAATATTGGATGTATTTGGTAGTGACCTAAGCACCTTCAACAACCATGTAGCATTTCATTTAAAGCGTCTGAGAGAGTCAACTCCGCAACAGGTGCATTTTAAGATCTATACTTCCAAAGGCTGCGACTGTTCAGTAATTGATTACACACTTGCTCAGTTTGGAATTAAGAAACTTACGGAGGGTCGGCGTCTAGAGGATTGTGTTAAACTAGAGGTTTATGAGAGAGATCTGCCATAA